The genomic window CGAAAAGATCCACAAGGCCGACGACCACGTCGGTATCGCGAGCGCCGGTCACGTGGCCGACGCGCGCCAGCTCGTCGACCTCGCTCGCCGACGCGCACAGGGCGAACAGCTCCGGTACGGCCAGACGATCGGCGTCGAGACGCTGACGCGGGCCGTCACCGACCACATTCAGGAGTACACCCAGACCGGCGGCGCGCGCCCGTTCGGCGTCGCCTTGCTCGTCGGCGGTATCGACGACGGCGAGCCGCGCCTGTTCGAGACCGACCCCTCGGGGACGGACTACGAGTGGCAGGCGGCCGCGATCGGTAGCAACCGCAACGAGATCCAGGAGTTCCTCGAGGAGAACTACCGCCCGGACGCCGACCTCGACGCGGGCATCGAGCTCGCGCTCCGCGCGCTCGGGTCGGCCGACGACGACCCGGTCAGCGCCGAGAACGTCGACCTCGCGACGATCGATACGGAAGACGAGACGTTCCAGACGGTCTCCCAGGAGCGACTCGAGTCGATCGTCGCCGAGATCGACCAGCCGGAGGAGGAGAGCGATGAATAACTGGACCCAGGGATCGACCCCGCAGGGGGACGACCCGTCGCCGTACGAGCCCGAGCTCGGGTCGCTCCCCGACGATAGCCGGGGAGACGAGCGCGGCGATACCGTCAACAAGACCGGGACGACGACCATCGGCATCGCGACCGACGAGGGCGTCGTGATCGCGACGGACATGCGCGCCAGCCTCGGCGGGCGGTTCGTCTCGAACAAGAACGTCCAGAAGGTCGAGCAGATTCACCCGACCGCCGCGTTAACGCTCGTCGGCTCGGTCGGCGGCGCCCAGTCGTTCATCCGAACGCTGCGCTCCGAGGTCAACCTCTACGGGTCCCGACGCGGCGAGCCGATGCCCATCGAGGCGCTGGCGACGCTGGCGGGCAACTTCGCCCGCGGCGGCCCGTTCCGAGCGATCAACCCCATCCTCGGCGGCGTCGATAGCGAGGGCAGCCACGTCTACAGCATCGACCCCGCCGGCGGCGTCATGGAGGACGACTACACCGTCACCGGCTCCGGGATGCAACTCGCCTACGGCCTCCTCGAACAGGAGTACGAGGAGGGCCTCTCGCTCGAGGAGGCACAGTCGGTCGCGGCCCGTGCGATCAAGAGCGCCGTCGAGCGCGACACCGGCTCCGGCAACGGCGTCTTCCTCGCCGAAGTCACGGACGAGGGCGTCGACATTCAGGGCCACGACGACTTCGACGCGGTCATCTAGGCGTCCGCGTTCCGTTCTCATCGCGGTTTCCCTCGTCGCCGCGCCGTTCCCCTCACACCGTTTTGGCTCGCGCGCGAGCGCGTACACGTGACTTTTATTAGGAACGGGCGGCTATCCGAAAGCAGGTTTTACATGTCCCAGGAAAGCGAGTACGGCGCAGGCCAAATCCAGGTCCTCGAAGGCCTGGAGGCCGTGCGGAAACGGCCGGCGATGTACATCGGCTCTACTGATTCTCGAGGACTTCACCACCTGGTCTACGAGGTGGTGGACAACTCGATCGACGAGGCACTGGCCGGTCACTGCGACGACATCACCGTCGCCATCAACGACGACGGATCGGTGAGCGTCGCCGACGACGGCCGCGGGATCCCCGTCGACACACACGACGAGTACGATCGCCCCGCTCTCGAGGTGATTCTCACGGTCCTCCACGCCGGCGGCAAGTTCGACAACAAGTCCTACCAGGTCTCCGGCGGACTCCACGGCGTCGGCGTCTCGGTCGTCAACGCCCTCTCCGAGCGCCTCGAGGCCGAGGTGAAACGCGACGGCGGCGTCTTCCGCCACGCCTTCGAGGCGGGCGAACCCGTCGGCGACATGGAGCGCGTCCGCGACATGGAGCCCGACGAGGAGACCGGCACGCAGATCCGGTTCTGGCCCGACACGGGCATCTTCGAGGGCGACGAGTTCTCCTTCTCGACGCTCTCGAACCGCCTCCGGGAACTCGCCTTCCTCAACTCCGGCGTGCGCATCACGCTGAGCGACGAGCGCGAGGAGCTCCACGACGAGGACGCGCCGATCGAGGAGACCTACGAGTACGAGGGCGGCATCCGCGAGTTCGTCGAGTACTTAAACGAGACGCGCTCGGCGATGCACGACGACGTCATCTACTTCGAGGCCGAAGAGCAGAACATCCAGGTCGAGGTCGCGATGCAGGCCACCGAGGAACTGCAGGGCTCGATCCACGCCTTCGCGAACAACATCAACACCCGCGAGGGCGGCACCCACCTCACCGGCTTTAAGACCGCGTTGACCCGGACGGTCAACGACTACGCGAAGGACAACAACATGCTCGGCGACCTCGAGGACAACCTCAAGGGTGAGGACATCCGCGAGGGCCTGACCGCCGTCATCTCGGTCAAACACCCCGACCCGCAGTTCGAGGGGCAGACGAAGACGAAACTCGGTAACTCGGAAGTGCGGGGCATCGTCGAGAGTTCGATGCACGAGGGGCTGGGCACCTACTTCGAGGAACACCCCGACACCGCCCAGGCCATCGTCACGAAGGCCGTCGAGGCCGCGAAGGCCCGCAAGGCCGCCCAGAAGGCCGAAGAGCTGACTCGGCGGAAGTCCGCCCTCGAGTCGACGTCGCTGCCCGGGAAACTGGCAGACTGCCAGACCAAGGACCCCGACGAGGCCGAACTGTTCATCGCGGAGGGCGACTCCGCCGGCGGCAGCGCGAAACAGGCACGGAATCCGGACTTCCAGGCGATCCTCCCCATCAAGGGGAAGATTCTGAACGTCGAGAAACACCGTCTCGACCGCATCCTCGAGAACGACGAGATCCGGAACATGATCACCGCCATCGGCGCGGGGATCGGCGACGAGTTCGACGTCGAGGACGTCCGCTACAAGAAGATCATCATGGCGACCGACGCCGACGTCGACGGCGCCCACATCCGGACGCTGCTATTGACGTTCTTCTACCGCCACATGCGTCCGCTGCTCGAGGGCGGCTACGTCTACGCGACCCAGCCACCACTCTACCGGATTCGCTACCGCGGTGAGACCTAC from Haloterrigena sp. KLK7 includes these protein-coding regions:
- the psmB gene encoding archaeal proteasome endopeptidase complex subunit beta — its product is MNNWTQGSTPQGDDPSPYEPELGSLPDDSRGDERGDTVNKTGTTTIGIATDEGVVIATDMRASLGGRFVSNKNVQKVEQIHPTAALTLVGSVGGAQSFIRTLRSEVNLYGSRRGEPMPIEALATLAGNFARGGPFRAINPILGGVDSEGSHVYSIDPAGGVMEDDYTVTGSGMQLAYGLLEQEYEEGLSLEEAQSVAARAIKSAVERDTGSGNGVFLAEVTDEGVDIQGHDDFDAVI
- the psmA gene encoding archaeal proteasome endopeptidase complex subunit alpha; its protein translation is MQGQSQQQAYDRGITIFSPDGRLYQVEYAREAVKRGTASVGIRTPDGVVLAADRQVSSSLMEPSSVEKIHKADDHVGIASAGHVADARQLVDLARRRAQGEQLRYGQTIGVETLTRAVTDHIQEYTQTGGARPFGVALLVGGIDDGEPRLFETDPSGTDYEWQAAAIGSNRNEIQEFLEENYRPDADLDAGIELALRALGSADDDPVSAENVDLATIDTEDETFQTVSQERLESIVAEIDQPEEESDE
- the gyrB gene encoding DNA topoisomerase (ATP-hydrolyzing) subunit B codes for the protein MSQESEYGAGQIQVLEGLEAVRKRPAMYIGSTDSRGLHHLVYEVVDNSIDEALAGHCDDITVAINDDGSVSVADDGRGIPVDTHDEYDRPALEVILTVLHAGGKFDNKSYQVSGGLHGVGVSVVNALSERLEAEVKRDGGVFRHAFEAGEPVGDMERVRDMEPDEETGTQIRFWPDTGIFEGDEFSFSTLSNRLRELAFLNSGVRITLSDEREELHDEDAPIEETYEYEGGIREFVEYLNETRSAMHDDVIYFEAEEQNIQVEVAMQATEELQGSIHAFANNINTREGGTHLTGFKTALTRTVNDYAKDNNMLGDLEDNLKGEDIREGLTAVISVKHPDPQFEGQTKTKLGNSEVRGIVESSMHEGLGTYFEEHPDTAQAIVTKAVEAAKARKAAQKAEELTRRKSALESTSLPGKLADCQTKDPDEAELFIAEGDSAGGSAKQARNPDFQAILPIKGKILNVEKHRLDRILENDEIRNMITAIGAGIGDEFDVEDVRYKKIIMATDADVDGAHIRTLLLTFFYRHMRPLLEGGYVYATQPPLYRIRYRGETYDAMTEQERDEIVEEKCDGNPSQVQRFKGLGEMNPQQLWDTTMDPDNRILKQITIEDAAAADKMFSVLMGDAVEPRKQFIKDNAPEAEWIDI